TCTTCAATTAACTCATCAATATCAAAAATTCTAAATGTGTTATCTTTTTTTATAATAATATCTAATTCTAAATCTTTGAATTCAATTATATTACCGTTTTTTGAATATTTTCCAAAATCTATATAAATAAGGTAATCTTTAATGTGAGAATCTTCTGTAGTGAGGAAAGAGGTAAGCATTATCATTTTATCAGGAAGGAGTAATCTTTTGATTTTTTTTATTGAATTGTGTCTATCTAAAATAATCCATTTTCTTTCAAGACCGAAAGAATTATTAAAATTATAAATATAATCTATATTTACTTTAACTTTTCTAGTAGGGGATACCAAATATTCTTTTTTGTTTTTTAAATCAAATTTATAATTTTTCATGATTTTTCCCTTTCTGGTTAGATTAAAAATATTATAACATATATCGAATATTGGGTCAAATAAAAAATGATTTTTATTTTTAAAGAAAATGATGTAAAATATAAATAGAAAGAAAATGTGGAGGTGCCATATGATACATTCATTGGCGATTAAAAATTTCGGTTTATTTAAAGAAGTAAGTATAGATTTTTCTGAAGGTATTAATGTAATAACTGGTGAATCTGGTGCTGGTAAATCGATGTTAATAAAAGCTTTAATTTCTTTGATAAGTGGAAATATACCGAAAAATTTAAGGAATAAAAATGGGTCTATTTCCGCATATATAACAGTTAATGATGAAATAAAAAAGGAATTAAAGGAATTTCTTGATATATCAAAAGAAAATGAAATAGTTTTAAGTGTAAATTTTAATGAAAAAAGATCGGTTTTTAGAGCGAATGGTATGATCATACCAAAATCAATTTTAGAAAAAATTGGTTCATATATAATGGAAGTCCATACTCAGGATTCTCAGGTTTTATTAAGAAATCCTAAATATCATAATCATCTTGTATATAAAATTTTTAAAGAAAATTTGGAAGAGTTAATTATTCAATATGAAGAAAATTATAAAAAATATATAGAATTAAAGGAAAAATTAAATAAAGTCCCATCAGATCCTTCTGAGTTGTACAGAAAAATAGATATTTTAAATTTTCAAATAGAAGAAATAGAAAGAATTGATCCCAAAGAGAATGAGGATGAGATATTAAAAAATGAGTATAAAAAATTAAGTAATATTGAGGAAATAAAAAGTAAATTAGAAAAATCAATGGCAATTTTAAAAGATAACGAAGAAAATATTGATGTTTTTATTGGAGAAATAATAGAAGATTTATCAGATATTTCAAGTTATGGATATAGTGAGGATTTAAATATAGCCATTTCTATTCAAGATATGATAAATGAATTGTATAGCACTTTAGAATCAAAATTATATGATCTTGAATTAGATCCTGAAAGATTAGAAGAAGTGTCTCAAAGGCTAAATGATATTATGAATCTTAAAAGAAAATATGGACCAACGTTAGAAGATGTTTTTTTAAATCTTGAAAAATTTAGAAACGAATTAAATGAGTTAAACGATTTGGAAAAAATATTGAGTGAGATAAATCCTTTAATAGAAAAAGAAAGGGCAGTGTTGTTTAAGATTGGTGATGAAATAAAGAAAAAAGGCGAAAAGGTTTTAAAAAATATTGAAGAAAAAATAAAAAAAGAATTATATGCATTAAATATGCAATATGCAGAAATAAAGTTTGAATTTAACAAACTTGATGAACCCAAAAAATTTGGTGTATATAATATCAGATTATTAGCTAAAACAACGCCACAATCGGCTTTTATGCCTTTGGAAAAAATAGCTTCTGGAGGTGAATTATCCCGGATAATATTAGCAATTGAAAAAATATTAGGTGAAATACATTTAGTTGAAACTATGTTATTTGATGAAATAGATTCTGGCGTTGGGCAAAGAATTGCAGATGTTATTGGGAAGAAATTAAAAGAATTTTCAGAAATAAAACAATTAATAGTTATCACTCATATGCCTCAAGTTGCGCATTATGCGGATAAACATTTTAAGATATTCAAATTGGAGGATAATAGTGGAGTATATTCACAAATTGCTGAATTAAATAGTAATGATAGATTAAAAGAAATCAAGGAAATGTATGGTGAAATAGTGTTTGATAAAGAGGGTGGAATAAAATGAGAAGAGAAGATGTAATACAAAGAGTAATAGAAGAAAAAGGAGTTGAAGCGATTCCTGTTTTAATAAACATGATGGAAGATAGTGATGCAGATACATATTCTTTAATTACTGATATTATTGATGTTTTAGGTTCTGAAGCAAAAAGATATTTGTTTGATGAATTTTTGAAAAGGTTTGAAAAAAATAATTTTGATGATGTTGTTATGTTGTATTTAATAGATGTTCTTTCGGAAATGGAATGTCAAGAGTTAAAACCATATCTTGAAAGAATGATGAATTTGTATTCTGATGAAAGGGCTTTTCCTATTATATTGGAAGCTTTGTTAAGAATAACTAAAGACGAAAAATATATAGATATATTAGCTACATTTTTAGATGATACCGGAGATATTCAAGAACTAGCAATAATGGCGTTAGCAGAATTACCAACCAGAAAAGGACTTAAATATTTATTGAACAAATATTTAGAAAATATTTCCAAATCTGAAAAAGCTTTGATTTTAGATTCGATACAAAAGATAATATTTAAGAATAGAGAATTGTTTGAAGAAGTAAAAAAACATCCTGCTGGCGAAGAAATATCTGAAATGTTGGAGTGGATGTTGAAGTGAATTTGGATCAAAAATATTTATATACTATTGGTTGTAATGTTCTCATAAATGAACCTATGAGTGCACATACAACCTTTAAAATTGGTGGTAAAGCGCCATATTTTATTATACCTAAAACTAAAAATGTATTTATTGAAGTTTTAAAATATCTTTCCAATAATACAATACCTTTTCGTATAATTGGTGGTGGAGCTAATTTAATTATAAAAGATGAAGAATTAGATTTTGTAGTAGTTAGTACAGAATATTTAACGGGATATAAATTTGATGGGGAAATACTTTATGCCGAAGTAGGTATTCCTTTTTCTAGATTATCATATCTTGCTATGGAAAATAATTTATCAGGTTTAGAATTTGCTGCAGGTATTCCAGGTAGTTTGGGAGGAGCTTTATTTATGAACGCGGGTGCTTATGGTGGGCAAATTAGTGATGTTGTAGAAGAGGTAGAGGTTTTCGATTTAAATGAGAAAAAAAATATAAATTTAAGAAAAGAACAATTAAGTTTTGATTATAGAAAAAGTATATTTCAAAAAAGAAGATACATTTCTTTAAGTGCTAAATTAAAATTGTTTAGAAATAAGAGAGAAAAAATAGAGGAAAAAATAAAAGAATTTTCTATTAGAAGATGGGAAAAACAACCATTAGAATATCCAAGCGCAGGGAGTATTTTTAAAAGGCCAAAGCCAGATTTTTATGTTGGAACAACTATTGAAAAACTTGGATTAAAAGGGTGTTCTGTTGGAGATGCGGAAGTTTCAAAGAAACATGCTGGGTTTATTATAAATAAAGGTAATGCAAAATTTAAAGAAGTTTTTAAATTGATTGAATATATAAAAGATGTTGTTAGGAAAAAATATAATATAGATTTAGAGGTAGAACCAGAAATATGGGAATAAATTATAAAAGACAGAAATCCACAAGTGGATTTCTGTCTTTTATAATTTGTTATTTTAAATTTTCAAGTTCTTTTTTTGATAGTTCTTTGGATTCTTTTCCTTGTTCAACCCAATCAGGATGTAGAGGCATTTTAATTACTTTATTAAACATTTCTTTTGCTTTGTCATATTTTTTCCAGGTTTTGTATAAAATACCTAATTCATAATATGCATTAACATAATTTGGTTCGATTGCAGCAGCTTTTAATAAAAACTCTTCAGATTTTTTATAATTATTTAATGGCCAAGGTACATCTCTATATCTCATTCCCATAGCAATATAAGCTGTATATAGTTTAGGATCTAATTTGATAGCTTTAGAAATATGTTCATCAAAATCACCAAGCATAAATAAGCTTGAAACAATGCCTTTGTATTGAGCAAGCCTACCAATTGCAGCGCCTAATGCATAGTGTGCATATCCGTTGTTTGGATCCATCTCCACAGCTTTCTTTCCTATTTCTACAGCCTTTTCATAAATTTGTTCTTTTTTATCTTTTTCAACACCCCAGTTAGCATATTCTGTCAATGCATTGCAGTATATAGCAAGAACAGAAGCATCATCTGTATAAGAGCTCAATGTTTCTAATAATTTTTTCATATCATCTGTTTTGTGATAACTGTTTATAATTTTAAATTCAGTATAAAGTTTTGTAAATGTTTGCCCGAAGATAATCGAAAAAACAAAAAGAAGTAGTAAAATAATAATGATTTTTTTCATTTAATCCCTCCCGTAATAAATTTATACTACAATTATATCACAAAAATGAAAATATTGTATCAAGACTTGATTTTTATTGAAAAATGGTATAAAATTAAAATAGAATTAAAATCAATTTAAATATGGAAGGAAGTGATTATATGACTGTTGAAAAAAAGATTGAATATATTAGTGAAATACTGAGAGAAAAGAATATTTCCCCATCTTTGCAACGAATACAAATTTATAAATACCTTATGGAAAATCATGTTCATCCAAATGTTGATATGATTTATAAAGTGCTTGTAAAAACTATTCCAACTTTATCAAAAACCACAGTTTATAACACATTAAAACTATTTCAAGAAAAAGGATTAGTCTCTGTTATAACTATTGAGGAAAATGAAGCAAGGTTTGATATTAACACACATTTACATGGACATTTTAAATGTATTAATTGTGGAAAAATTTTTGATTTTGAAATTAAAGAGCTAAAAATAGAATCTAATCTTGAAAAGGAAAATAAAATTGTAGATCAGCAACTTTATATTAGAGGATATTGTAAAGATTGTCTGAAAAAAATGGAAAAATAAAACTCTGCGTGAGCAGAGTTTTTTTTGTTACAATTTTTTGTTTTTGTAATATCAAGTGTTACTTTTTTGTATTTTTATGGTATAATATGTAATGAAAAGGATAAAAATACCTAGGGGGGTATAGGGGCCGCCGCATCGGTAACGAATGCCGTGCGGCTCTTTTTTATATTTTTTATCTTTTTTTATTTTTTTTGTTTTTCTTTATTTTAATTTTTGCATTTGGATATTTTTCTTTTAATTTTTTAACTTCTTCGTCTTCTTTTTCTATTATTTCAAAATCAATCTCAATAGTTAGTTTATTAGCGTTTATGACTTTTGCTTTTAGTTTATCCCCGAGTTTATATATTTTTTTTGTCCTTTCTCCAATTAAAACATTTTGTTTTTCATTATATATATAATAATCATCCATTGAAGAAACATGAATTAATCCCTGTATGAATTTGTCAGGTATTTCAACAAACATTCCAAATTTAGTAATATTAGTTATATACACTTCAAATGTTTTACCTATATGATTCATTATATACTCAACCTTTTTCATATCAGTCAAATCCCATTCTGCTTCATTAGCAACTCTCTCTCGTTTTGAACTATGTGAAGCTATTTCTGGCAATAATTCAGTATATTTTTCAATTTCTTTTCTTTTTAATGTTCCTTTATTTTTAAGATATTTTTTTAAAAGTCTATGAACAATTAAATCTGGATATCTTCTAATAGGTGAAGTGAAATGTGTGTAATTTTGAGAAGCTAAACCAAAATGTCCAACATTTAAATCTGAATATATAGCTCTTTTTAATGATCTAACTAACAATTTTTGAATGCTTTTTCTTAATGGATGATCTTTTAGATGCTCTAACATATCTTGTAATAATTTTGGATGAATATTTTTAGGGAATTTGTATTTTAAACCCATTATTTCTAGATAATTTTTTAATTGCAATAGCATATCTGGATCAGGTTCTTCGTGAATTCTATATATAAATGGTAAACCTTGTGAATCGAAAATTGAAGCTATGGTTTCATTTGCTTTAATCATAAATTCTTCGATTATTACTTCTGATATACCTCTTTCAATTGGAACTATATCTTTAACATTCCCATTTTCATCGAATATAAATTGTACTTCTCCACCTTCTATATCAAGAATAGCGCCTCTTCGTCTTCTGTTTTCTCTAATTATTTCCATCAATTCTTTCATTAATTCCAGATTAGGTCGTAACCAACCAATTTCTTTTTCAAGTTTTTCATCCATGTCATTATTTAATAATTTATTTACTTTGTTATAGGTTAATCGTTTTTTACTATTGATTACACCGTTGTATACATTGAAATTTACAACTTCGCCGTTTTTATCTATTTCCATTAACAATGACATGGTTAATCTATCTTCACCTTCAACTAAGGAACATATCCAGTCGGAAAGTTCATGAGGTAACATTGGAATGACAGTATCAATTAAATAAACACTAGTACCTCTTTTGAATGCTTCTTTATCCAAATTAGAGTTTTCTTTTACATAATGTGAAACGTCAGCAATATGAACACCTAATAGATAATTTCCATTTTTTAATTTTTTTACTTGAACAGCATCATCAAAATCCTTTGCATTATCTCCATCTATTGTTACTATAATTTCATTTCTGAAATCTTTTCTTCCCTTTAAGTCTTTACTTTGAACTTCTTGAGGGATTGCTAAAGCTTCTTTCATAACATTTTCAGGAAAAACACCAGGCTCTGGTAAATCATGTTTAATTATTACTATAGGTAAATCTACCTTAGGATCATTAACATTTCCAATAATCTTTGTTATTTTAACTTCTGGATTTTTTTGTGTATATTTTATTATTTCAGCCTCAACTATTTGACCAGGTTTTGCTTTGTTGAAGTTTTCAGGTGAAACATAAAAATCCGTATTTATTTTTTGATCTATTGGCAAAACAAAGCCAAATAATTTTTTTTGTTCAAAAATTCCAACAACTTTTGTTATACCTCTTTTTAAAACTCTTAAAACTTTTCCTTTTGGTAAATCTCTCCAGTTACCTATTATTTCTATTAATACAATGTCTTTATGCATGGCATCTTTAACATGTTCTAAAGTGATTGCAATTTCTTCACCTTTTTTAGTAGTTACAAATGCCATGCTTCCTCTTCTGGTAAATTCTATTATACCAATTTTCATGTTTTTTCCAAGTGTACAAAGTTTATTTTTGGAATTTTTATATATTTCTCCATCTTCTTGTAATTCTTTTAATATTTCTCTTATTATCTTTTTTTCTTCCTTTTTTTTAGCTTTTAGCTTTTCATATAATTCTTTTTGTAAAAGTGGTTTTTTTTCTATTAATTTTAAAATTTTTTCTTTTGTCATATTTTTTTTCCTCCTAATATGTCTCTTTATGTATAGTATCTTTTTCATAAAACAACGTTACTTTTGGGTCGAACATAAGCTTGACAGTTCCTACAGGACCATTTCGTTGTTTTCCAATAATTAATTCAGATTCATGTGGGTGATTTAAAATTAAATTTTCATTATTTTTATCTTTATTATCACTTTCCTTTTTTCTTTTATAGTAAGCATCTCTATATAAAAACATAACCATATCAGCATCTTGTTCTATAGCTCCTGATTCTCTTAAGTCGCTTAATCTAGGTCTTTTGTCTTCTCTTTGTTCAACAGCCCTTGATAGCTGAGAAAGTGCTACAATAACAACATTAAGTTCTCTAGCGAGGAGTTTTAAAGAACGTGAGATTTCTGAGATTTCTTGTTGCCTGCTTTCTGATGATCTCCCTTTTGATGACATCAATTGCAAATAGTCAATAAAAATTGCTTCAATCCCATATTCTCTTTTCATTCTTCTGGCTTTGGCCCGTAATGTTCTAGGATCTAAACCAGGTTCATCATCAACCACAATTTTTGATTGTGATAATTTATGAGCAGCATTAACTAATTTATTCCAATCTTCGTTGTTTAACATACCTGTTCTAACTTTTTGTAAATCGACTTGAGCTTCTGCACATAAAATTCTTTGAACCAATTGTTCTTTAGACATTTCTAAATTGAACATAGCTATAGGTATTTTGTATTTTAGAGCCAAGTTGCTTGCAACATTTAAAGCAAAAGCTGTTTTTCCCATAGAAGGTCTGGCAGCTATTATTATTAAATCTGATTTATGGAATCCAGAAGTTAACCTGTCTAAAGAAATAAATCCAGTTGGAAGACCAGTAACAAGAGCATTTGGTTCAACTGAAGCTCGTTTTTTTAATTCATCTAATTTCTCGAAAACATCATGAACTATATTTGGAACAGAATCGTATGTTCTGGTAGCCCTTGATTCTGCAATTTCAAAAATTTTTTTCTCAGCAAAATCCAATATTTCTTCTGCTTCACCTATGGTTCTTGTAGCTTCAACAATTTCGGTACTTGCAGTGACTAAGCTTCTTAAAAGTGATTTATCTTTTATAATTTTTGCATAATATAATGCATTTGCAGGAGTTGGTACAACTTCGGCTAAATAAATGAGTTTATCTTCACCTCCGGCTTTTTCTAATAATTTAGCATTCCTTAAATTCTCCATTACAGATATAGCATCAACAGGTAATCCTCTATCAAATAATTCTTCTATTATTCTGAATATTATTTGATGTTGTTGATTATAGAAGTCATTAGACCTAATCTCTTCTAATATATCAGGTAAAATTTGTGGATCTAAAAATATACTACCTAATAGAGCTTCTTCAGCTTCTGTATTATGTGGGGGAGTCAATTCTTTATTCAATTTTAATACCTCCTTTTACAACTCATGATATAATTATAATACTTTAATGTAAAAATTCAAAGGATATATGGGAGGCGGATATATGCTGGCAAATATTTTCTTTTTTTCAGGAGTAATATTTATTTTGAATGGGATATATTTATTTAATTTTTCTGTGAAAGAAACAAGAAAAGGATATATGAAAAATGAAGAAAAGATAAGGAAAAGCGATAAGCAAGCATTTGTCTCAATTGCAATAGGTATTATATTATTTTTTATAACTTCATTATTTTAACATAATTTTTTTTCTTTAATAATAATATTAGGTTATAATACGCTTTGGCGGTCGCGGCACCCGCCTTAACAAAACAAGGAGGTGGTTTTTTTGAAAACTAAAAACATGGTATTGGCAGGAGTGGTAGCAGCGTTGTATGTAGCTTTGACAGTTATTTTACAGCCAATTAGTTATGGCCCTATGCAAGTTAGAG
The sequence above is a segment of the Marinitoga hydrogenitolerans DSM 16785 genome. Coding sequences within it:
- a CDS encoding DUF402 domain-containing protein; translation: MKNYKFDLKNKKEYLVSPTRKVKVNIDYIYNFNNSFGLERKWIILDRHNSIKKIKRLLLPDKMIMLTSFLTTEDSHIKDYLIYIDFGKYSKNGNIIEFKDLELDIIIKKDNTFRIFDIDELIEEFEIKNINKADFYNILKEETILINKFESIGLIETLTQETSKDAIMWLIDLG
- a CDS encoding DNA repair protein RecN; this translates as MIHSLAIKNFGLFKEVSIDFSEGINVITGESGAGKSMLIKALISLISGNIPKNLRNKNGSISAYITVNDEIKKELKEFLDISKENEIVLSVNFNEKRSVFRANGMIIPKSILEKIGSYIMEVHTQDSQVLLRNPKYHNHLVYKIFKENLEELIIQYEENYKKYIELKEKLNKVPSDPSELYRKIDILNFQIEEIERIDPKENEDEILKNEYKKLSNIEEIKSKLEKSMAILKDNEENIDVFIGEIIEDLSDISSYGYSEDLNIAISIQDMINELYSTLESKLYDLELDPERLEEVSQRLNDIMNLKRKYGPTLEDVFLNLEKFRNELNELNDLEKILSEINPLIEKERAVLFKIGDEIKKKGEKVLKNIEEKIKKELYALNMQYAEIKFEFNKLDEPKKFGVYNIRLLAKTTPQSAFMPLEKIASGGELSRIILAIEKILGEIHLVETMLFDEIDSGVGQRIADVIGKKLKEFSEIKQLIVITHMPQVAHYADKHFKIFKLEDNSGVYSQIAELNSNDRLKEIKEMYGEIVFDKEGGIK
- a CDS encoding HEAT repeat domain-containing protein, coding for MRREDVIQRVIEEKGVEAIPVLINMMEDSDADTYSLITDIIDVLGSEAKRYLFDEFLKRFEKNNFDDVVMLYLIDVLSEMECQELKPYLERMMNLYSDERAFPIILEALLRITKDEKYIDILATFLDDTGDIQELAIMALAELPTRKGLKYLLNKYLENISKSEKALILDSIQKIIFKNRELFEEVKKHPAGEEISEMLEWMLK
- the murB gene encoding UDP-N-acetylmuramate dehydrogenase, producing MNLDQKYLYTIGCNVLINEPMSAHTTFKIGGKAPYFIIPKTKNVFIEVLKYLSNNTIPFRIIGGGANLIIKDEELDFVVVSTEYLTGYKFDGEILYAEVGIPFSRLSYLAMENNLSGLEFAAGIPGSLGGALFMNAGAYGGQISDVVEEVEVFDLNEKKNINLRKEQLSFDYRKSIFQKRRYISLSAKLKLFRNKREKIEEKIKEFSIRRWEKQPLEYPSAGSIFKRPKPDFYVGTTIEKLGLKGCSVGDAEVSKKHAGFIINKGNAKFKEVFKLIEYIKDVVRKKYNIDLEVEPEIWE
- a CDS encoding tetratricopeptide repeat protein, with translation MKKIIIILLLLFVFSIIFGQTFTKLYTEFKIINSYHKTDDMKKLLETLSSYTDDASVLAIYCNALTEYANWGVEKDKKEQIYEKAVEIGKKAVEMDPNNGYAHYALGAAIGRLAQYKGIVSSLFMLGDFDEHISKAIKLDPKLYTAYIAMGMRYRDVPWPLNNYKKSEEFLLKAAAIEPNYVNAYYELGILYKTWKKYDKAKEMFNKVIKMPLHPDWVEQGKESKELSKKELENLK
- a CDS encoding Fur family transcriptional regulator, whose amino-acid sequence is MTVEKKIEYISEILREKNISPSLQRIQIYKYLMENHVHPNVDMIYKVLVKTIPTLSKTTVYNTLKLFQEKGLVSVITIEENEARFDINTHLHGHFKCINCGKIFDFEIKELKIESNLEKENKIVDQQLYIRGYCKDCLKKMEK
- the rnr gene encoding ribonuclease R; protein product: MTKEKILKLIEKKPLLQKELYEKLKAKKKEEKKIIREILKELQEDGEIYKNSKNKLCTLGKNMKIGIIEFTRRGSMAFVTTKKGEEIAITLEHVKDAMHKDIVLIEIIGNWRDLPKGKVLRVLKRGITKVVGIFEQKKLFGFVLPIDQKINTDFYVSPENFNKAKPGQIVEAEIIKYTQKNPEVKITKIIGNVNDPKVDLPIVIIKHDLPEPGVFPENVMKEALAIPQEVQSKDLKGRKDFRNEIIVTIDGDNAKDFDDAVQVKKLKNGNYLLGVHIADVSHYVKENSNLDKEAFKRGTSVYLIDTVIPMLPHELSDWICSLVEGEDRLTMSLLMEIDKNGEVVNFNVYNGVINSKKRLTYNKVNKLLNNDMDEKLEKEIGWLRPNLELMKELMEIIRENRRRRGAILDIEGGEVQFIFDENGNVKDIVPIERGISEVIIEEFMIKANETIASIFDSQGLPFIYRIHEEPDPDMLLQLKNYLEIMGLKYKFPKNIHPKLLQDMLEHLKDHPLRKSIQKLLVRSLKRAIYSDLNVGHFGLASQNYTHFTSPIRRYPDLIVHRLLKKYLKNKGTLKRKEIEKYTELLPEIASHSSKRERVANEAEWDLTDMKKVEYIMNHIGKTFEVYITNITKFGMFVEIPDKFIQGLIHVSSMDDYYIYNEKQNVLIGERTKKIYKLGDKLKAKVINANKLTIEIDFEIIEKEDEEVKKLKEKYPNAKIKIKKNKKNKKR
- the dnaB gene encoding replicative DNA helicase, with the translated sequence MNKELTPPHNTEAEEALLGSIFLDPQILPDILEEIRSNDFYNQQHQIIFRIIEELFDRGLPVDAISVMENLRNAKLLEKAGGEDKLIYLAEVVPTPANALYYAKIIKDKSLLRSLVTASTEIVEATRTIGEAEEILDFAEKKIFEIAESRATRTYDSVPNIVHDVFEKLDELKKRASVEPNALVTGLPTGFISLDRLTSGFHKSDLIIIAARPSMGKTAFALNVASNLALKYKIPIAMFNLEMSKEQLVQRILCAEAQVDLQKVRTGMLNNEDWNKLVNAAHKLSQSKIVVDDEPGLDPRTLRAKARRMKREYGIEAIFIDYLQLMSSKGRSSESRQQEISEISRSLKLLARELNVVIVALSQLSRAVEQREDKRPRLSDLRESGAIEQDADMVMFLYRDAYYKRKKESDNKDKNNENLILNHPHESELIIGKQRNGPVGTVKLMFDPKVTLFYEKDTIHKETY